A genomic segment from Panulirus ornatus isolate Po-2019 chromosome 7, ASM3632096v1, whole genome shotgun sequence encodes:
- the LOC139749559 gene encoding forkhead box protein A1-like: MLAQKLYSDTMTPMSSAAPPVSPMSQTTYGMNSMNSMMGMNSYQQRLPPNMDFSSSMSGIGAMGMSGQCMSPGMTGMSAFPPMNSSMQQMNGMSGCMTGMGGMGGMNQMVGYGRELQEPDSPVSSALQRARQDKTYRRSYTHAKPPYSYISLITMSIQNSPNKMVTLSEIYQFIMDLFPYYRQNQQRWQNSIRHSLSFNDCFIKIPRTPDKPGKGSFWSLHPDSGNMFENGCYLRRQKRFKCEKKEQQRVATRSIGQAGNTQHQSPSSATKQEHGDDGESKMDTSSLASPGHGGHAGQHGHPVPTNGPAGGQPQANDPVSGMTQLLEAATKLEPPESGYQMQPPPPSVTVADKYSAEQQQQQQQQQQQQQQQQQQQQQQQQGPPDQQHHQAAHLGASAAAHDLHAAPPLHPSLLKDYTASAYLKDYSNGHLKDYGAYLKDYGGHLKEYDHLKNYPAPAHPFSITSIIAAENKDTYGGYLSPLPPASTAAPAAHHAMGADHGGYYPPPLYHHTTTPL, translated from the coding sequence ATGTTGGCCCAGAAGTTATACAGCGACACCATGACGCCCATGAGTTCAGCGGCGCCGCCCGTCTCGCCCATGTCCCAGACCACCTACGGCATGAACTCCATGAACAGCATGATGGGTATGAACTCGTACCAGCAGCGCCTCCCGCCCAACAtggacttctcctcctccatgagCGGCATCGGGGCCATGGGCATGAGCGGGCAGTGCATGAGCCCGGGCATGACCGGCATGAGCGCCTTCCCGCCCATGAACAGCTCCATGCAGCAGATGAACGGCATGAGCGGCTGCATGACGGGCATGGGCGGCATGGGCGGCATGAACCAGATGGTCGGCTACGGGCGCGAACTCCAGGAACCCGACAGCCCGGTGTCGTCGGCGCTCCAGCGGGCGCGACAGGACAAGACATACCGCCGGTCGTACACGCACGCTAAGCCTCCTTACTCGtacatctccctcatcaccatgtCCATCCAGAACTCGCCCAACAAGATGGTGACGCTGTCGGAGATCTACCAGTTCATCATGGACCTCTTCCCGTACTACCGACAGAACCAGCAGCGGTGGCAGAACTCGATCCgacactccctctccttcaaCGACTGCTTCATCAAGATCCCGCGCACCCCGGACAAGCCGGGCAAGGGCTCCTTCTGGTCCCTCCACCCCGACTCCGGCAACATGTTCGAGAACGGGTGTTATCTCCGTCGCCAGAAGCGGTTCAAGTGCgagaagaaggagcagcagaGGGTAGCCACGCGCTCCATCGGCCAAGCGGGCAACACCCAGCACCAGAGCCCTTCGTCAGCCACCAAGCAGGAGCACGGCGACGACGGCGAGTCCAAGATGGACACCTCGTCCTTGGCTTCTCCCGGCCACGGGGGCCACGCCGGCCAGCATGGCCACCCGGTGCCCACCAACGGCCCGGCGGGTGGCCAACCGCAAGCCAACGACCCGGTCTCGGGCATGACCCAGCTCCTGGAAGCGGCCACGAAGCTGGAACCTCCGGAGTCCGGGTACCAgatgcaaccacctcctccctccgtcaccgTCGCCGATAAATACAGCGccgagcaacaacaacagcaacaacaacaacagcaacaacaacagcaacagcaacaacaacaacaacaacaacaacaaggcccTCCAGATCAGCAGCACCACCAGGCCGCCCATCTGGGCGCCTCTGCCGCCGCCCACGACCTCCACGCCGCGCCGCCACTCCATCCGTCCCTCCTGAAGGATTACACCGCCTCCGCTTACTTGAAGGACTACTCCAACGGGCACCTCAAGGACTACGGCGCCTACCTGAAGGACTACGGAGGCCACCTGAAGGAGTACGACCACCTGAAGAACTACCCCGCCCCCGCCCACCCCTTCAGCATCACCTCCATCATAGCGGCCGAGAACAAGGACACGTACGGCGGGTACCTGAGCCCGCTGCCGCCCGCCTCCACGGCCGCCCCCGCCGCCCACCACGCCATGGGCGCCGACCACGGCGGATACTACCCaccccctctctaccaccacaccaccacgcccctCTGA